One Mobula birostris isolate sMobBir1 chromosome 4, sMobBir1.hap1, whole genome shotgun sequence DNA window includes the following coding sequences:
- the ark2n gene encoding protein ARK2N isoform X2, which produces MKMEAVEKAEFSSQDGLEETEASSKGIDTKSGDTCKEDDGSFPKETTAKLTKENSEHSLKISGLSVEPCLLMELGQDSSESQLPSADSDKQTPGRTYDSDSSNQCMVSPSSSGHLADSDTLSSVEENETPQTNVAVEEDPSGGSGPSIGRKSRRSRSESETSTMAPKKNRSSNDKQNGRVSKVRTQKQKERIRLLRQKREAAARKKYTLLQDSSTSDSDLTCDSSTSSSEDEVSGNGNRTISAEIPAANTRAEGSAGTTAQMAGLLDSGISWERNCIGNVLEEAMNCFAEMQRQTEERFRMWMEKLTRLDTDEDAKQQPNRQEPKMSTSGTPVPPSNQSSTFMHLSSNHSIPQPSHNPYMNNQPNVDCTPAYQMSFNNNPSTGFQENGNSSGHDLNHSNV; this is translated from the exons ATGAAGATGGAAGCAGTAGAGAAGGCAGAGTTCTCTTCCCAGGATGGTCTGGAGGAAACTGAGGCTTCATCAAAAGGTATTGATACAAAATCCGGTGACACCTGCAAGGAAGATGATGGGTCATTTCCAAAAGAGACAACAGCCAAATTGACAAAAGAGAACAGTGAACATTCTTTGAAAATAAGTGGCCTCTCTGTGGAGCCTTGCTTGTTAATGGAACTTGGGCAAGACTCTTCTGAATCTCAGCTTCCATCTGCAGACAGTGATAAACAAACACCTGGCCGTACCTATGATAGTGACTCTTCTAATCAGTGCATGGTTTCCCCTTCATCCAGTGGTCATTTGGCAGACTCTGACACACTTTCATCTGTAGAAGAGAATGAGACTCCCCAGACAAATGTGGCCGTGGAAGAGGATCCTTCTGGAGGATCTGGTCCTTCAATCGGCAGAAAATCACGACGATCTAGATCTGAGAGTGAAACGTCAACCATGGCTCCCAAAAAGAACCGGTCTTCAAATGACAAGCAGAACGGCCGTGTGTCAAAGGTTAGAACCCAGAAACAAAAGGAACGGATACGATTGCTACGGCAGAAACGTGAAGCAGCAGCTCGGAAGAAGTATACATTGCTGCAGGACAGCAGTACGAGTGATAGCGACTTGACATGTGATTCCAGCACAAGTTCATCAGAGGACGAAGTTTCTGGAAATGGCAACAGGACGATTAGTGCAGAGATTCCAG CTGCCAACACTCGTGCAGAGGGGTCTGCAGGCACTACCGCCCAAATGGCTGGACTTCTGGACAGTGGGATCTCATGGGAGCGGAACTGTATCGGCAATGTCCTGGAGGAAGCAATGAACTGTTTTGCAGAGATGCAACGACAGACAGAGGAGAGATTTCGGATGTGGATGGAAAAGTTGACCCGCTTGGACACTGATGAAGATGCAAAACAGCAACCAAATCGACAggagcccaaaatgtcaacaagtGGCACGCCAGTGCCTCCTTCTAATCAATCTAGCACATTTATGCATCTATCCAGCAACCATTCAATTCCACAACCATCACATAACCCTTATATGAATAACCAgccaaatgttgactgtactccaGCTTATCAAATGTCTTTCAACAACAATCCTTCAACTGGTTTTCAGGAGAATGGAAACTCCTCTGGTCATGACCTTAATCACTCAAATGTTTGA